GCCTGTCCGCCTGTGAGCTGGCCTTCCACTGCCGCGCCCGGTCCCGCGCGCAGTCCGCGGTCGCCTCCCTCGGGCGCGCGGCCCGCGCCGAGCTGGGCGGGCTGACCACCGTCGGTGACGTGCTGGCGGCGGCCCGCGGCGAGAGCGGCGACCCGGACGACCCGGTGGTGGCCGCGCTGCGCCGTGCGGCCCGCCTGCGCGCGCAGGCGCTGACCGCCGTCGCGGACGGCCCGGACCGCGGCACGGGCGTCCCCGGCCAGGGAGGCGGAGGCGCCCCCGCCCGGCACGGCGCGGGCTCCCCCGCCCAGGAGGCCGCACCGTGTCGCTGATCACCACCCTCGCGCGGCTGGAGGCCGTCGACACCGGGCGGGCGCAGCCCGCCGCGACCGTGCGGCACCGGCACCTGTCGGAGCGGCCGCTGGTCCTCGTGCCGCTGATCACCGCCGGTGAGGCCGGGGCGCCGCTGGGCGCGCTGGTCGGCACCGACCGGGACGCGCCCCGGCTGCTGGTGGTCCCGCAGCCGCGCGACCGCGATCTGCGGTTCGCGTTCCTGGCGGAGCTGGCGGACATCGTGCTGCCGCACATCGACGCGTACGCGGACGCGGTGGAGGCCGCCGAGCGCACCGAGACGGACCCGGAGACCGGCAAGCGGGTCAAGGTCGAGGTCGAGCTGTGCGCGGACGCCCCGCAGCTGATCGTGCCGAGCCGCGCGGGCGTCGACTTCGTCCGGCTGCTGGGCCGCTCGATGCGCTTCCGGCGGACGGCGGAGCAGGACCCGCAGACGCCGCATCCGGCCCCGCCGCGGGTGCCGCTGCTGGGCCGCTGGCTGACGCACTACGCGGAGCGGTCCCGGGTGCCGGGCTCCTCGCTGCTGCTGGCGCTGACCGAGGTGCTGGCGCGGCACTGGGCGACGGGCCAGTCCAGCCTGGAGGACCAGCACCTGGGCGCGCTGCTCGCCTGGATCGACCCGCCGGAGGGCGGCTCGGGCGCCGAGGCGGCGCTGCGGGCGGAGCTGGCCCGGGACGAGCGGGGGCAGCTGCTGTGCCCGCCCGCGGGTCCGGCCACCGACCCGGCGTTCGACAACAAGCTGCTCGCTCCGGCGATCGAGCGCTACGACCGCGCGCGCGGCGCGCTCGCCGCCGCCGAGGACGGGCTGGAGGCGGACGACCGGCTCGGTGCCGTCACCGCCGCCGAGCGGGAGATCCGCGCCCTGGTGGAGAACGTCACGCGGCCCACCTGGGACGCGGTGTGGCGGGGCCTGGACCTGCTGCGGGCGCTGCCGGAGGGCGGGCACGTCGAGGAGCGGTGGACACGGGACCGCTGGTCGTTCACCGGCCACCGCGACCGGGTGCTGTCCGGCGAACCGCCGCAGCCGCGCCACGACGACGCGGTGACCGCGGCGAACAAGCTGGCCACGCGGGAGCGTGAGCAGGCCCGGCTGGAAGCGCAGGAGGCGCTGGACGACCCGCTGGTGATGGCGGGCCGGCGACTGGCCGGTGAGGCGTTCGCGGGCGAGGTCGTCGACGTGGAGATGGCGTACGGCGAGGGCAGGCGGCCCAGCCCGCGCCCGCTGGTCACGGTCCGCACGGAGGACCGGCCGTACCTCGGCGAGCGGGTGAAGGTGTACCGCTCGCTGGGCGGCAGGCCGCAGTCGTTCGAGTTCGTGGCGCGAGAGGACGAGGGCGCGGACGGCGCGGACGGCGCGCTGATCGTCCTGCGGACCCTCGACAAGATGGGCCGGGGCAAGGAGCCCGAGCCCGGATCCGTGCCCGAGAAGGGCGACCGCGTCTGCTTCACGCTGTTCGAGCACGAGCAGCGCGGCGGCGCCAGACTGCCGGACCCCGAGGACACCCCGTGGACGCACGGCGGTCCGCCCGGTGAGGAGACCGCCCCCGAACCCGCCGACCCCGTGACCGAGGAGGACGTGCTGTGACGGCCGAGGCCATCGCCGACCCCGGTGCCCCGTTCGACCCGGGCACCGCCGCCGCGCGGGCCACCGAGGCGATCCTGCGGGACACGCTGCACGGACCGGACCGCGGAGTCGTGGTGGACTCGCCGCCCGGCGCGGGCAAGTCGACCCTCGTCGTCCGGGCGGCCCTGGAACTGGCCGACGCCGGGCGCCCGCTGATGGTGATCGCGCAGACCAACGCCCAGGTCGACGACCTGGTGCTGCGGCTGGCCGAGAAGAGCCCCGAGCTGCCGGTGGGCCGGCTGCACAGCAGTGACGCCGATCCGTACGACAAGGCGCTGGACGCGCTGCCGAACGTCCGTACGTCGGCGAAGGCGGCCGATCTCACCGGTCTGCCCGTCGTCCTGTCGACCGCCGCGAAGTGGGCGCACGTCAAGGTCGACGAGCCGTGGCGGCACGCGATCGTCGACGAGGCGTACCAGATGCGCTCCGACGCGCTGCTCGCCGTCGCCGGGCTGTTCGAGCGGGCGCTGTTCGTCGGCGACCCGGGGCAGCTCGACCCGTTCGCGATCGTCGGCAGCGAGCAGTGGGCGGGGCTGTCGTACGACCCGTCGGCGTCCGCGGTGACGACGCTGCTCGCGCACAACCCCGGTCTGCCGCAGCACCGGCTGCCGGTGTCCTGGCGGCTGCCCGCCTCGGCCGCGCCGCTGGTCTCGGACGCCTTCTACCCGTACACCCGGTTCCGCAGCGGCACCCGCCACGGCGACCGGAGGCTGGCGTTCGCGGTCCCGTCGGACGGCTCGGGCCCCGACCGGGTGATCGACGAGGCGGCCGCGTCGGGCTGGGGGCTGCTGGAGCTTCCCGCGCGGCACACCCCGCGCACCGACCCGGAGGCGGTGCGGGCGGTGGCGACGGTGGTGCGCCGCCTGCTCGACCGGGGCGGCGCGGCCACCTCGGAGCGGTCCCCCGATCCGGCGCCCCTGACCGCCGAGCGGATCGCCGTCGGCACGGCGCACCGGGACCAGGCGGCGGCCGTCCGCGCGGCCCTCGCCGAACTGGGGGTGAGCGGTGTCACCGTGGACACGGCGAACCGGCTCCAGGGCCGGGAGTACGACGTGACGGTGGTCCTGCACCCGCTCTCCGGCCGCCCCGACGCCACGGCCTTCCACCTGGAGACGGGCCGGCTGTGCGTGCTCGCCTCCCGGCACCGGCACGCGTGCATCGTGGTGTGCCGCGCGGGCGTCGGCGAACTGCTGGACGACTATCCGTCGACGGAGCCGGTGCAGCTGGGGACGCTGGTGAAGTTCCCGGACGGCTGGGAGGCGAACCACGCGGTCCTGGCCCACCTGGCGGAACACCGGGTGAGCTGGCGTTCCTAGGGGGTGTCGTCGGACTCCCGTCGTCGTCCGCAGGACGGCCCTGCGGCGTCCGGTGCGTGCTGTCGGCGCGCCGGGCGGAAGTCCGCGTACTGGGCGTACCCGGGCTTTCGTCCGGTGCGGCGCGAGTGCGTGCCGGGCGTCGCGGGGCAGACGGGAGTTCGACGACACCCCCTACGGGGCGCCCGCGAAGTCCCGCCGCCCCGCGGCGCCCGCACGCGGGGTGCCGCCCCTTGCCCGGCGGGTCTCCCGGCGGGCCGCCCCTCCCCGCCGTGACGTGGGCGACGTATCGCAAAATCCGGGAATGAAGCTCCGGGTGCCCCCGGTTGACGCCCGTGACCCACCGCATGGCGACGAGAGCAGGAGGCCCACCGTGGCGGCAGACGACACCCGGGACGCCGAGGACCGCACGAGCGACAGCGACGGCATCCGGGGCACCGCCCACGGCTCCGCCCCCACCCCGCTGTCAGTGCTGGACCTGGTCACGGTCAGCGCGGGCAGCACCTCCACGGACGCCCTGCGCACCAGCGTCGCCCTGGCCCGGCTGGCACAGTCACGGGGCTTCCACCGCTACTGGGTCGCCGAGCACCACTCCATGCCGGGCGTCGCCTCGTCCTCGCCCGCGGTGATCCTCGCCCATCTCGCCGCCCACACCGACCGCATCCGGCTCGGTTCGGGCGGTGTGATGCTGCCCAACCACGCCCCGCTGGTCATCGCCGAGCAGTTCGGCACCCTGGAGGCGATGGCCCCCGGCCGGATCGACCTCGGTCTCGGCCGCGCGCCCGGCACCGACGGCGCCACGGCGGCGGCCCTGCGCCGCACCGACCGCCCCGACGAGGGCGCGGACGACTTCCCCCGGCAGCTGGCCGAGCTGACCCGCTTCCTCGACGACGACTTCCCCGACGGCCACCCCTACCGCCGTGTCCACGCCGTGCCCGGCCCCGTCCAGGCCACCTCCCCCGGCGGCGTGCAGTCCCGGCACCGCCCGCCGGTGTGGCTGCTGGGCTCCTCCGGGTACAGCGCCCGGCTGGCCGGCCTGCTGGGCCTGCCGTTCGCGTTCGCCCACCACTTCTCCGCACAGAACACCGTCCCCGCGCTCGACCTGTACCGGGAGTCCTTCAAGCCGTCCGAGGTGCTGTCGGAGCCGTACGCGCTGATCGGTGTCTCGGCGCTGGCCGCCGACGAGGAGCGGGTGGCCCGCCGCGAGGTGAGGGCCGCCGTGCTGAGCATGATCCGGCTGCGCACCGGGCGGCCCGGCCTGGTGCCCGGTCCGGAGGAGGCGGAGGCGTACGAGTTCGGCCCCATGGAGGAGGACTTCGCGCGGTCGTGGAGCGCGAACGTCGTCCACGGCACCCCGGACGAGGTCCGCAGCGGCCTGGACGACCTGCACAAACGCACCGGCGCCGACGAACTGATGATCACGGCCAACACGCCCACCGCCGAGGTGCGGCTGCGCAGCTTCGAGCTGATCGCCGACGCCTACGGCTTGCCTGCCGCCTGACCCGCGGGGCAGGCCAGCAGCTCGGAGATGCGGTCCGCGGTCACCGGCCGGGAGTACAGCCAGCCCTGGCCGGTGTCGCAGCCGATCCGGCGCAGTCGTCCGGCCTGCGCGGAGGTCTCCACGCACTCGGCGGTGACGGTCAGCCCGAGCCGGTGCGCGAGCTGGATCATCGCCTCGACGATGACCTCGTCGGCGGGGCTGGCGTGGGCGCTGGTGTCCTCGTACTGGAAGCCGCGCACGAACGACCCGTCCAGCTTCAGCACGGACACCGGCAGCCGGCTGAGATAGGCGAGGTTGGAGTAGCCGGTGCCGAAGTCGTCGATGGCGATGCGCACACCCATGTCGCTGAGTGCCTGGAGGGTGCGCAGCGGGCGGCCCGACGAGCCCATGACGGCGGACTCGGTCAGCTCCAGTTGCAGCAGGTGCGGGGCGAGACCGGTCTCGGCGAGCGTCTCGGCCACGTCCGCGACCAGGTCGGAGTCCCACACCTGACGGACCGCCACGTTGACGCTGACGAAGATGGGCGGCTCGTCGGGGTTCTCGAGCTGCCAGCGGCGGGCCTGGCGGCAGGCGGTGGCGAGGATCCAGCGGCCGAGCGGGACGATCGCGCCGTCCTCCTCGGCCAGTCCGATGAACCGGTTGGGCGTCAGGGTGCCGAACTGCGGGTGGTTCCACCGCACCAGCGCCTCGACGCCGCTGAGGCGTCCGTCCGCCATGCCCACCAGCGGCTGGTACTCCAGGGTGAACTCGCCCCGGTCGATGGCCGGGCGCAGGGTGGAGGCGAGCGCCTGCCGGGTCATGCGGTGCGCGTTGCGCTCGGGGTCGAAGAGCGTCCAGCGGGCC
Above is a genomic segment from Streptomyces glaucescens containing:
- a CDS encoding AAA domain-containing protein, giving the protein MTAEAIADPGAPFDPGTAAARATEAILRDTLHGPDRGVVVDSPPGAGKSTLVVRAALELADAGRPLMVIAQTNAQVDDLVLRLAEKSPELPVGRLHSSDADPYDKALDALPNVRTSAKAADLTGLPVVLSTAAKWAHVKVDEPWRHAIVDEAYQMRSDALLAVAGLFERALFVGDPGQLDPFAIVGSEQWAGLSYDPSASAVTTLLAHNPGLPQHRLPVSWRLPASAAPLVSDAFYPYTRFRSGTRHGDRRLAFAVPSDGSGPDRVIDEAAASGWGLLELPARHTPRTDPEAVRAVATVVRRLLDRGGAATSERSPDPAPLTAERIAVGTAHRDQAAAVRAALAELGVSGVTVDTANRLQGREYDVTVVLHPLSGRPDATAFHLETGRLCVLASRHRHACIVVCRAGVGELLDDYPSTEPVQLGTLVKFPDGWEANHAVLAHLAEHRVSWRS
- a CDS encoding LLM class flavin-dependent oxidoreductase, giving the protein MKLRVPPVDARDPPHGDESRRPTVAADDTRDAEDRTSDSDGIRGTAHGSAPTPLSVLDLVTVSAGSTSTDALRTSVALARLAQSRGFHRYWVAEHHSMPGVASSSPAVILAHLAAHTDRIRLGSGGVMLPNHAPLVIAEQFGTLEAMAPGRIDLGLGRAPGTDGATAAALRRTDRPDEGADDFPRQLAELTRFLDDDFPDGHPYRRVHAVPGPVQATSPGGVQSRHRPPVWLLGSSGYSARLAGLLGLPFAFAHHFSAQNTVPALDLYRESFKPSEVLSEPYALIGVSALAADEERVARREVRAAVLSMIRLRTGRPGLVPGPEEAEAYEFGPMEEDFARSWSANVVHGTPDEVRSGLDDLHKRTGADELMITANTPTAEVRLRSFELIADAYGLPAA